Genomic DNA from Peribacillus simplex NBRC 15720 = DSM 1321:
GCAAAAGAATGAATTAAAAATAGCTTTTCTACTTCATTTAAGGAAATAACTTTTGTATAAATATTATCTTTATAATGGATAAATCCATAGTTCATGTCTTCCTTGTTATTGCTTATTAGTTCTATAAATCCTTTGCTTTTAGATTCTATGAATCTATACTCTTTCCCATTATAGATCGTATACTCACCTTTTCTTATCATTTCTCCACTCCATTATTTAATTTTTCTATCACCCAAATTCAAACTACTTCGCTTCCCGTTTAACATAGCATATACTGGATTCTGGACATAAAAAACCCCTATAAAAGTCTTTTATAGGGGTTTTTTTATATTTAATATGGGTGATTTACATCAATCTCCATACTCTTCTTTAATTGCTTTATCTGCACAAAAACTAAGGAATTTCTCGATTAATTTATCAATATCTTCTTTTCTGGTGATTTTCTCAAGCCATTCTTTAGGAATGTCGTCCATTTTATAGTACATACCTGCCAATGTTCCCGTAATGGCACCTACTGTATCCGTATCATCCCCTAGATTCACTGCTTTTAAAACGGCATCGCTAAACGAATCTGAATTTCCTAAGCACCAAATGGCTGCTTCCAACGTATGAACGACATAACCATCTGACTGAATTTCTTCTTGTGGTAATGAAAAGAAATCTTCTTCAAAAATTCTTGAATAGGATTGTAGCTCTTTTTGGTATATATGATCTTTATCAAAATTCTCATCAAAAAGTTTTTTTGTTTGTCTTATTGCATCTTCAGGAGAATTATTATAATAAAGTCTAAGTAAAAACTCGACATGAATAATGGAACCTACCACAGAACGCGGATGTGCATGGGTTACTTCCGTATACTTTTTAATGGTTTGGATTTTTCCAATGAAATTAAAGTTATTAATAAGGATAAATGCTACTGGAGCGATCCTCATCAACGCCCCATTCCCATTATCAAACATTGCATTTCCTCCACATTCTGGCGCTGGCGTTCCACTTTTAAACTTGGTTATGGCTTCACTGGTCGTTCTGCCAATATCGAACATTTCATGATGTGGTGTCCAATAACCAGATTCCATATACTGAACGAATTTTTGTATTAGCTCCGCTGAATCGCTTTTTTCAATTAAGTTTTCAATTAAACATAAAGTTAACGAAGTATCATCCGACCAAGTGCCTGGTGGCTGATTATACGTTCCATATCCCGTTATATCATCAATAGTAAACGTCCCTCTTTTTTTAAATTCAACTGGGACACCAAGCATGTCTCCAATAATACCGCCATACAGACTCGGTAATACTCTTTTCTTAATAGCTAAACTCATAAAAATCTTGTTATCGTCTTCCCATCTGTCTACCATTCTTCTGCCTGCCATTCATTACACCTACTTTTTGTTTAAGTACCATTGTACCCTTGCTTAACAAATGCCCTACTGATTGATTAAATTCATACTTTGTTTTTATGTATGCTAACACCTATACTACAACCACTATAATATCTTTCCATTTAAATACAAGAGCAGAATCAGTTCGTATTTCCAAATTACCTGCTAACCATCATAGGTATCATACAAAGATTTAAAACTGTCCATTTTATTAAAAAACCTTGAATGGCTTTAGCCACTCAAGGTTTCATTTTATTCTAGTGAAATACGGATTTCTTTTTCGATAATCTTAACTATATTACCAAGGCATGCAATGGTTTTGGTGCTTTGGATAAGTAGTCTGATTTTCAAATCAAATGGATTATCTCCAATAATTCTACTTCCCTATTTTCCCCATCGTTATCATATATAAAAATTTAAAAATTGGATCCTCATTATCCTTTTCGATAATTGAAAAATTTTGTCTTT
This window encodes:
- a CDS encoding ADP-ribosylglycohydrolase family protein, producing the protein MAGRRMVDRWEDDNKIFMSLAIKKRVLPSLYGGIIGDMLGVPVEFKKRGTFTIDDITGYGTYNQPPGTWSDDTSLTLCLIENLIEKSDSAELIQKFVQYMESGYWTPHHEMFDIGRTTSEAITKFKSGTPAPECGGNAMFDNGNGALMRIAPVAFILINNFNFIGKIQTIKKYTEVTHAHPRSVVGSIIHVEFLLRLYYNNSPEDAIRQTKKLFDENFDKDHIYQKELQSYSRIFEEDFFSLPQEEIQSDGYVVHTLEAAIWCLGNSDSFSDAVLKAVNLGDDTDTVGAITGTLAGMYYKMDDIPKEWLEKITRKEDIDKLIEKFLSFCADKAIKEEYGD